A single window of Lytechinus variegatus isolate NC3 chromosome 8, Lvar_3.0, whole genome shotgun sequence DNA harbors:
- the LOC121420708 gene encoding uncharacterized protein LOC121420708, with protein MDYKQMVLCGVLAVALMTSVAMTAPLELWEIAALDDLLDEAYAEAIAEMDSGSVSKRSSWNYCRHHVTGKMCKCSSLFGLSTRRYFECEAPPYLNNPWNRITRNW; from the exons ATGGATTATAAGCAGATGGTATTATGCGGTGTGCTGGCTGTAGCACTGATGACATCGGTTGCCATGACAGCTCCTCTGGAACTCTGGGAGATCGCTGCCTTGGATGACCTCTTGGACGAAGCCTACGCAGAAGCAATAGCAGAAATGGACAGTGGAAGCGTGAGCAAAAGATCGTCATGGAACT atTGCCGACATCACGTGACTGGGAAGATGTGTAAATGTTCATCACTGTTTGGTCTATCAACACGAAGATATTTCGAATGCGAAG ctCCACCATACCTTAACAACCCTTGGAACAGAATAACACGCAACTGGTGA